A section of the Syntrophorhabdaceae bacterium genome encodes:
- the polX gene encoding DNA polymerase/3'-5' exonuclease PolX: MVAGSIPRVLEEIAMLLEIKGENPFKTRAYYNAARALSGIENLEEMIREKRLKEIRGVGDAIASKIEEYINTGAIAYYEDLKKEVPETLLEMLQVPNLGPKKIKTLFDNLGVTNVGELEYACKENRLINLPGFGKKTQEKILRGIEFIKRHKGEFLFGDVYHEAERIKERLQGIIAGGFVEVCGSIRRRKEIVKDIDILVGSKEKEKVSSAFVRLPEVAEVLLAGDTKTSCRLRSGIETDLRVVSEEAFPYALMYFTGSKEHNVLLRGIAKGRGWKLNEYGLFEGERLIRCKTEEEIYKALGLTYIPPELREDLGEIDAAEQGTLPELVVPGDIMGTFHVHTEFSDGVDSVAKMAGAARHMGLSYIGIADHSKSAYYAGGLSVEDLKRQWDIIDQYNHEHHDFHIFKGIESDILPDGSLDYPEEILEQFDFVIASVHSNFTMKRDDQMRRIITAMKNPYTAMLGHPTGRLLLSREGYEVDMKAIIDAAFEHHVIIELNASPYRLDIDWRHLKYTKEKGVMISINPDAHATGGLTEIAYGVGIARKGWQEKKDVLNTHTVKEVLAIFKKRR; this comes from the coding sequence ATGGTTGCCGGATCGATCCCCCGGGTACTCGAAGAGATCGCCATGCTCCTTGAGATAAAAGGTGAGAACCCTTTTAAGACAAGGGCGTATTATAATGCTGCCAGGGCCCTCTCCGGCATTGAAAATCTCGAAGAGATGATACGGGAAAAACGCTTAAAGGAGATCAGGGGTGTAGGGGATGCCATCGCTTCAAAGATCGAAGAATATATCAATACCGGCGCGATCGCCTATTATGAAGACCTGAAGAAGGAAGTGCCGGAAACGCTCCTTGAGATGCTCCAGGTACCGAACCTGGGGCCGAAAAAGATCAAAACCCTTTTCGATAATCTCGGCGTGACAAATGTCGGCGAACTTGAGTATGCCTGCAAAGAGAACAGACTCATTAACCTCCCCGGGTTCGGGAAAAAGACCCAGGAAAAGATCCTCAGGGGTATCGAATTCATCAAGCGGCACAAGGGCGAATTTCTTTTCGGGGACGTCTATCATGAAGCGGAACGCATCAAAGAAAGATTGCAGGGGATCATTGCAGGTGGTTTTGTCGAGGTCTGCGGCAGCATCAGGCGCAGAAAAGAGATCGTCAAAGACATTGATATCCTTGTCGGAAGCAAGGAGAAGGAGAAGGTCTCATCTGCCTTTGTCCGGTTGCCGGAAGTAGCGGAGGTGCTTCTGGCGGGCGATACAAAGACATCCTGTCGCCTCCGGTCGGGTATAGAGACCGATCTCCGGGTTGTCAGTGAAGAGGCGTTCCCCTATGCGCTCATGTATTTTACCGGGAGCAAAGAGCATAATGTGCTGCTCCGTGGGATCGCGAAAGGGCGGGGCTGGAAACTAAACGAGTACGGGCTCTTTGAAGGAGAGAGGCTTATCAGGTGCAAAACCGAAGAGGAGATATACAAGGCCCTTGGCCTCACATACATCCCGCCTGAATTACGGGAAGACCTGGGCGAGATCGATGCCGCTGAACAGGGGACACTTCCGGAACTTGTTGTGCCGGGCGATATCATGGGTACCTTCCATGTCCATACAGAGTTCAGCGACGGCGTTGACAGCGTCGCGAAGATGGCCGGCGCGGCTCGGCATATGGGACTTTCATACATCGGTATTGCCGACCATAGTAAAAGCGCATACTACGCGGGCGGACTTTCCGTGGAAGACCTGAAACGGCAATGGGATATTATCGATCAATATAATCATGAACACCATGATTTTCATATCTTTAAAGGGATTGAGAGCGACATCCTGCCTGACGGCAGCCTCGATTATCCCGAAGAGATCCTGGAACAGTTTGATTTTGTCATTGCCTCAGTTCATTCGAATTTTACCATGAAGCGGGATGACCAGATGAGACGGATCATAACGGCAATGAAAAACCCTTACACGGCGATGCTTGGCCACCCTACCGGGAGACTGCTTCTTTCCAGGGAAGGGTATGAAGTGGACATGAAGGCAATCATAGATGCCGCTTTCGAGCATCATGTCATCATCGAATTGAATGCCAGCCCCTACAGGCTTGATATCGACTGGCGCCATCTCAAATATACGAAAGAGAAAGGGGTCATGATCTCCATCAATCCTGATGCCCATGCGACAGGCGGTCTCACTGAAATAGCCTATGGCGTCGGCATCGCACGCAAGGGCTGGCAGGAGAAGAAAGACGTCCTCAACACACACACCGTAAAAGAAGTGTTAGCAATATTCAAAAAGAGAAGATGA